Proteins from a single region of Haloterrigena alkaliphila:
- a CDS encoding DUF2270 domain-containing protein: MVDERDDAGATERDDRKRPHDDAAESGRNERTGRDGPLDREDQEIGAAVANESEFLLDVLPHFYRGEVSQANSAQDRIDRTTDWAITLLAAVLSLVFSSRNMPAFLLLIGIFVLSIFLFFEVRRYQFYDHWRARVRFVQENVFANALEPTGVEHPAWREELSDDLRNPTFKVSTREALSRRIRRVYGLLFAVAGVGWAFKVTLFTPEQQWTEAAELPGIPGTAVAVLLAVFFACVIAIALWPGGRQAKGEIHGVEPGDWKGD, encoded by the coding sequence CCGAGAGCGGGCGGAACGAACGCACCGGCCGAGACGGTCCGCTCGATCGCGAAGATCAGGAGATCGGCGCGGCGGTCGCAAACGAATCCGAATTCCTGCTCGACGTCCTGCCCCACTTCTACCGCGGCGAGGTCAGTCAGGCCAACAGCGCGCAGGATCGGATCGACCGGACGACCGACTGGGCGATCACGCTGCTCGCCGCCGTGCTATCGCTCGTCTTCTCGAGTCGGAATATGCCCGCGTTCCTGCTTCTAATCGGGATCTTCGTCCTGTCGATCTTCCTGTTCTTCGAGGTGCGTCGGTACCAGTTCTACGACCACTGGCGCGCCCGCGTCCGCTTCGTCCAGGAGAACGTGTTCGCGAACGCCTTAGAGCCGACCGGGGTCGAACACCCGGCCTGGCGCGAGGAACTGAGCGACGACCTCCGGAATCCAACGTTCAAGGTCTCCACCCGAGAGGCGCTCTCCCGTCGGATACGGCGCGTGTACGGACTCCTCTTCGCGGTGGCCGGCGTCGGCTGGGCGTTCAAGGTCACGCTGTTCACGCCGGAACAGCAGTGGACCGAGGCCGCCGAGCTGCCAGGGATTCCCGGTACGGCCGTAGCGGTATTGCTCGCCGTGTTCTTCGCGTGCGTGATCGCAATCGCCCTCTGGCCGGGGGGACGGCAGGCGAAAGGCGAGATCCACGGTGTCGAACCGGGCGACTGGAAGGGCGACTGA